One region of Manis pentadactyla isolate mManPen7 chromosome 9, mManPen7.hap1, whole genome shotgun sequence genomic DNA includes:
- the LOC130684754 gene encoding proline-rich protein 2-like, protein MGSCWMLEQSPGRSRGLENVPPSSRPGSPPLCGHRQGPSEPRPELGGQTRHPRRAHPPLSDPRAGLRWLPEPGSAGGRTQPPCLPSPLLQAASGGAPGCAGCSPRPGPTRAGPPRATRAPAATDGEPLPSVRHCRGPRAAPVPGGRGGRRRGAPPPPHRPRWPAGRSRPSRLRSVGTPPRVLRGLPAGPSRPPPASPPAAPLPYDGPGAPGPGARGLRWRPG, encoded by the exons ATGGGATCCTGCTGGATGCTAGAGCAGTCCCCAGGCCGGAGCCGGGGGCTGGAG aacgTCCCACCCTCCTCTCGGCCCGGCAGCCCCCCACTCTGTGGGCACAGGCAGGGACCCTCGGAGCCAAGGCCAGAGCTCGGAGGCCAGACCCGGCACCCGCGCCGCGCACACCCCCCCCTCTCGGACCCCCGGGCCGGGCTGCGCTGGCTGCCCGAACCCGGCTCCGCGGGCGGACGCACCCAGCCGCCGTGCCTCCCGTCCCCGCTCCTTCAAGCCGCGTCAGGTGGGGCGCCCGGCTGCGCGGGCTGCTCCCCACGCCCAGGCCCCACCCGCGCGGGGCCGCCCCGCGCCACCCGGGCTCCCGCTGCGACAGACGGGGAGCCGCTCCCCAGCGTCCGCCACTGTCGGGGTCCGCGGGCCGCGCCCGTgcccggggggcggggggggcggCGGCGCGGGGCTCCCCCACCCCCGCACCGGCCGCGGTGGCCTGCAGGACGCTCCCGGCCCTCCCGCCTTCGGTCCGTCGGGACCCCTCCCCGGGTCCTCCGCGGCCTCCCGGCGGGTCCCTCCCGGCCTCCCCCGGCCTCCCCGCCCGCCGCGCCCTTACCGTACGACGGGCCGGGTGCGCCGGGGCCGGGCGCGCGGGGGCTCCGCTGGCGGCCCGGCTAG